One genomic window of Salvia miltiorrhiza cultivar Shanhuang (shh) chromosome 4, IMPLAD_Smil_shh, whole genome shotgun sequence includes the following:
- the LOC131021611 gene encoding elongation factor Ts, mitochondrial-like encodes MGLTRGMKRPVEILYKRLSSPVNHSHGSAFAHNKGALFTMLSERNAAGVPNYSKCINGFGIHFTRNYSSEVSSSEQVNLIKQLRERTSAPIKEVKSALVACDWDIEAAQKELRKRGVALASKKSSRTAAEGFLALAQDEKKAVLVELNCETDFVARNEIFQHLALCLAKSALVLEGSPQASATIPVSPESLEDLKINFDHPKLTGEKTVQNAITEVAVMTGENVKLGGGFAISAPSYGVVSTYLHTSPMPGIGRIAGLLSLEVEDKDAPLDAVQRVGSQIAMHLVAAKPLFLTKEDVSSDALGNERDILRSQAEKTGKSQMAIDKMVEGRLRKYFEEVVLLEQKFIVDDSVNITKVLENLSKEVGSTVKIGNFLRVEVGEGVKRLEAAGATEPLSQTA; translated from the exons ATGGGCTTGACACGGGGCATGAAGCGTCCGGTTGAAATTCTATACAAAAGACTGAGTAGTCCGGTCAATCACAGTCATGGTTCTGCTTTTGCGCACAACAAAGGAGCGTTATTTACTATGCTCTCGGAGAGAAATGCAGCTGGAGTTCCAAACTATTCCAAATGTATCAATGGCTTTGGAATACACTTCACTCGGAATTACTCATCCGAAGTATCTTCATCTGAACAAGTTAATCTCATAAAACAACTGAGGGAGAGAACAAGTGCTCCAATAAAGGAAGTGAAATCCGCTCTTGTTGCTTGCGACTGGGATATTG AGGCTGCACAGAAGGAGTTAAGGAAAAGAGGTGTTGCACTTGCATCAAAGAAATCTTCTCGAACTGCTGCCGAGGGTTTTCTTGCATTGGCTCAGGATGAGAAGAAGGCGGTACTTGTTGAACTCAACTGTGAAACTGACTTTGTCGCTAGGAATGAAATATTTCAGCATTTG GCCTTATGCTTGGCAAAGTCTGCGTTAGTGCTCGAAGGTTCTCCACAAGCATCTGCAACTATTCCAGTCAGTCCTGAGTCTCTGGAG GATTTAAAGATAAACTTTGACCATCCTAAGTTAACTGGAGAGAAAACAGTTCAAAATGCAATTACTGAGGTGGCTGTAATGACGGGCGAGAATGTAAAACTTGGAGGGGGTTTTGCAATATCTGCACCTTCATATGGTGTTGTGTCTACGTATCTTCATACAAGTCCCATGCCAG GTATAGGACGCATTGCTGGACTTTTATCTCTTGAGGTAGAGGATAAGGATGCTCCTTTGGATGCTGTTCAGCGCGTTGGATCACAAATAGCAATGCATTTGGTTGCTGCGAAACCATTGTTCCTGACGAAGGAAGATGTTTCTTCTGATGCACTTGGCAATGAACGTGATATTCTTAGGTCTCAG GCAGAAAAAACGGGGAAGTCTCAGATGGCTATAGATAAAATGGTTGAAGGTCGACTAAGAAAGTATTTTGAGGAAGTAGTTCTCTTGGAGCAGAAGTTTATCGTGGATGATTCAGTAAACATAACA AAAGTGCTGGAGAATTTGTCAAAGGAAGTTGGATCCACCGTGAAGATCGGGAACTTTCTCAGAGTTGAAGTTGGTGAAGGGGTTAAGAG
- the LOC131021609 gene encoding uncharacterized protein LOC131021609 isoform X2: MKNVIDRSGHASANPLHLNEDILISQSTETTENIVKPNCEYVLPSTQAKPQINNGPQEQLSADIVARVSEEYHFNGMVDYQHVLAVHADATRRKKRNLAAIEPESENADPVNVDQDDLMILVPPLFSLKVRPQKIILKPSGDLSLKKKQDTVVQKRSELEIDQCLAIDFNIKEIPKKVDWEKSIARESDLWQWQTIVCELFEERPVWVKYSLAEQLLDRGVNVADRVLKRLLFLAAYYFSNGPFMRFWIRKGYDPRKDPESRIYQRTDFRVPPPIRSYCDTNLVSGSKCRWKDICEFRVFPRKAQLSLQLFELSDDYIQQEIRKPASHENCSLQTGWFASQMLDILRLRVAQRFLSVYPEGGAQSLLRSVTNRFEKLKILHLTMKDKKAKQADKEVLETEDKETNDEAEVEVEDEEDEEDEMEDENLGEDVDIDEALDMVDLERDFSLPDTYIENDNISKDYLQDLFGSFPFGSAGANEMQDDPYDEEYQIYDQDSDDDFSNNED; encoded by the exons ATGAAAAATGTGATCGACCGTTCTGGACATGCATCAGCAAATCCACTTCATCTTAATGAGgatattttaatttctcaatcGACTGAAACTACAGAAAATATCGTCAAGCCCAACTGTGAATATGTGTTGCCTTCAACACAAGCCAAACCACAGATAAACAATGGACCTCAAGAGCAGCTTTCTGCTGATATCGTTGCAAGGGTATCCGAGGAATATCACTTCAATG GAATGGTGGATTATCAGCATGTTCTTGCTGTTCATGCTGATGCAACtcgaagaaagaaaagaaacttGGCTGCTATAGAACCTGAATCAG AAAATGCTGATCCAGTGAATGTTGATCAGGACGATTTAATGATTTTAGTCCCACCACTCTTTTCATTGAAggttcgtccacaaaaaataat ATTAAAACCATCTGGAGATCTGAGTTTGAAAAAGAAACAAGACACAGTTGTCCAGAAGCGTTCAGAG TTGGAGATAGACCAGTGTCTTGCCATTGACTTCAACATCAAAG AGATTCCTAAGAAAGTAGATTGGGAAAAATCCATAGCCAGAGAGTCAGATCTATGGCAATGGCAGACAATTGTGTGTGAATTGTTTGAAGAACGGCCAGTATGGGTGAAATATTCGTTAGCTGAACAGTTACTTGACCGAGGCGTGAATGTCGCAGACAGAGTTCTCAAAAG ACTTCTTTTTCTGGCAGCATATTATTTCTCAAATGGGCCATTCATGCGGTTCTGGATAAGAAAAGGATATGATCCCCGCAAGGATCCTGAATCTCGCAT ATACCAGAGGACAGACTTTCGAGTACCACCTCCGATAAGAAGCTATTGTGATACCAACCTGGTGTCCGG ATCGAAGTGCAGGTGGAAGGATATTTGTGAATTCCGAGTTTTTCCTCGTAAAGCTCAACTTTCATTGCAACTCTTTGAACTCAGTGATGACTATATTCAACAAGAAATCCGAAAACCTGCCAGTCATGAAAATTGCAGT CTGCAAACAGGTTGGTTCGCATCACAGATGCTTGACATCTTGCGATTACGTGTTGCTCAGAGGTTTCTGTCAGTATATCCTGAGGGTGGTGCACAATCATTGTTGAGATCTGTTACTAATCGGTTTGAGAAATTGAAGATATTGCATCTTACTATGAAGGATAAGAAGGCGAAACAAGCTGataaag AAGTTTTAGAAACTGAAGATAAAGAAACTAATGATGAAGCTGaagttgaagttgaagatgaagaagatgaggaagaTGAAATGGAAGATGAAAATCTTGGTGAGGATGTGGATATAGATGAGGCGCTCGATATG GTTGATCTAGAGAGGGACTTCTCCCTACCAGATACAT ATATAGAAAATGATAATATCTCAAAGGACTATCTGCAAGATCTTTTTGGCAGTTTTCCCTTTGGTTCTGCTGGGGCCAATGAAATGCAGGACGACCCCTATGATGAAGAATATCAGATTTATGATCAAGATAGTGATGACGACTTCTCCAATAACGAGGATTAG
- the LOC131021609 gene encoding uncharacterized protein LOC131021609 isoform X1: MGVIEDGSISGALPSGGEAFVVHYPGYPSSTERAIETLGGMQQILKVRAEKSNKLELYFRPEDPYSHPASGELQPCTKFLLKISKKKVNDMKNVIDRSGHASANPLHLNEDILISQSTETTENIVKPNCEYVLPSTQAKPQINNGPQEQLSADIVARVSEEYHFNGMVDYQHVLAVHADATRRKKRNLAAIEPESENADPVNVDQDDLMILVPPLFSLKVRPQKIILKPSGDLSLKKKQDTVVQKRSELEIDQCLAIDFNIKEIPKKVDWEKSIARESDLWQWQTIVCELFEERPVWVKYSLAEQLLDRGVNVADRVLKRLLFLAAYYFSNGPFMRFWIRKGYDPRKDPESRIYQRTDFRVPPPIRSYCDTNLVSGSKCRWKDICEFRVFPRKAQLSLQLFELSDDYIQQEIRKPASHENCSLQTGWFASQMLDILRLRVAQRFLSVYPEGGAQSLLRSVTNRFEKLKILHLTMKDKKAKQADKEVLETEDKETNDEAEVEVEDEEDEEDEMEDENLGEDVDIDEALDMVDLERDFSLPDTYIENDNISKDYLQDLFGSFPFGSAGANEMQDDPYDEEYQIYDQDSDDDFSNNED, encoded by the exons ATGGGGGTTATCGAAGATGGTTCGATTTCAGGTGCCCTACCCAGTGGCGGAGAGGCATTTGTAGTTCATTACCCTGGTTATCCTTCTTCTACTGAACGTGCAATCGAGACTCTGGGAGGAATGCAACAGATTCTTAAG GTTCGTGCTGAGAAGTCGAACAAGTTAGAGCTGTATTTTCGTCCTGAAGATCCATATTCACATCCAGCTTCTGGGGAACTTCAGCCATGCACCAAATTCCTGTTGAAAATTTCCAAAAAGAAAGTTAATGATATGAAAAATGTGATCGACCGTTCTGGACATGCATCAGCAAATCCACTTCATCTTAATGAGgatattttaatttctcaatcGACTGAAACTACAGAAAATATCGTCAAGCCCAACTGTGAATATGTGTTGCCTTCAACACAAGCCAAACCACAGATAAACAATGGACCTCAAGAGCAGCTTTCTGCTGATATCGTTGCAAGGGTATCCGAGGAATATCACTTCAATG GAATGGTGGATTATCAGCATGTTCTTGCTGTTCATGCTGATGCAACtcgaagaaagaaaagaaacttGGCTGCTATAGAACCTGAATCAG AAAATGCTGATCCAGTGAATGTTGATCAGGACGATTTAATGATTTTAGTCCCACCACTCTTTTCATTGAAggttcgtccacaaaaaataat ATTAAAACCATCTGGAGATCTGAGTTTGAAAAAGAAACAAGACACAGTTGTCCAGAAGCGTTCAGAG TTGGAGATAGACCAGTGTCTTGCCATTGACTTCAACATCAAAG AGATTCCTAAGAAAGTAGATTGGGAAAAATCCATAGCCAGAGAGTCAGATCTATGGCAATGGCAGACAATTGTGTGTGAATTGTTTGAAGAACGGCCAGTATGGGTGAAATATTCGTTAGCTGAACAGTTACTTGACCGAGGCGTGAATGTCGCAGACAGAGTTCTCAAAAG ACTTCTTTTTCTGGCAGCATATTATTTCTCAAATGGGCCATTCATGCGGTTCTGGATAAGAAAAGGATATGATCCCCGCAAGGATCCTGAATCTCGCAT ATACCAGAGGACAGACTTTCGAGTACCACCTCCGATAAGAAGCTATTGTGATACCAACCTGGTGTCCGG ATCGAAGTGCAGGTGGAAGGATATTTGTGAATTCCGAGTTTTTCCTCGTAAAGCTCAACTTTCATTGCAACTCTTTGAACTCAGTGATGACTATATTCAACAAGAAATCCGAAAACCTGCCAGTCATGAAAATTGCAGT CTGCAAACAGGTTGGTTCGCATCACAGATGCTTGACATCTTGCGATTACGTGTTGCTCAGAGGTTTCTGTCAGTATATCCTGAGGGTGGTGCACAATCATTGTTGAGATCTGTTACTAATCGGTTTGAGAAATTGAAGATATTGCATCTTACTATGAAGGATAAGAAGGCGAAACAAGCTGataaag AAGTTTTAGAAACTGAAGATAAAGAAACTAATGATGAAGCTGaagttgaagttgaagatgaagaagatgaggaagaTGAAATGGAAGATGAAAATCTTGGTGAGGATGTGGATATAGATGAGGCGCTCGATATG GTTGATCTAGAGAGGGACTTCTCCCTACCAGATACAT ATATAGAAAATGATAATATCTCAAAGGACTATCTGCAAGATCTTTTTGGCAGTTTTCCCTTTGGTTCTGCTGGGGCCAATGAAATGCAGGACGACCCCTATGATGAAGAATATCAGATTTATGATCAAGATAGTGATGACGACTTCTCCAATAACGAGGATTAG